A single genomic interval of Daucus carota subsp. sativus chromosome 1, DH1 v3.0, whole genome shotgun sequence harbors:
- the LOC108223403 gene encoding squalene synthase 8, translated as MVSLSIMTNYPAAAHMRLYYSPVRRDMTAVAALTQHSVKPLSRSDEHWNYCHEMLPQVSKSFGKLVLQLNQPKLRDSICAMYLLLRNLDTIEDDMGIPDEVKIPTLHNYHHCFSDNDWKFICGTNADRELTKGHHHIQAALMELESSSQEIIYEVAKRMSQAMARFIPKEIETMSDYEEYTEYVHGLFISGTLRLAHALIGEDMDEDSLTFLSHSMACLHQKRHTIYSYHEDVTELPRRKMYWAREIWSKYVDKIEDFQEEENSVMAVQFLNEMILNALSHAEDCLDFMRKIQDPMFFRFYAVPRLDSIGELALCYNNPQIFTKTVKPKNSDLKARIFNRTKTMRDVYGAFYDVSCLMETKVNNDDPRAGEILSKLEAIKHKCMSSGTLAARIMYRKGLAMTMRMFLTTSKSGVQ; from the exons ATGGTAAGCTTGAGCATCATGACCAACTATCCTGCAGCTGCGCATATGAGGCTGTATTATTCTCCGGTGAGACGTGACATGACTGCGGTGGCTGCATTAACacaacattctgtgaagcctctTTCGAGAAGCGATGAGCACTGGAATTACTGTCATGAAATGCTTCCACAAGTGTCCAAGAGTTTTGGAAAGCTGGTTCTTCAACTCAATCAACCTAAACTCCGTGATTCG ATTTGCGCTATGTATCTGCTTCTCCGCAACCTGGACACAATTG AGGATGATATGGGGATACCAGACGAGGTCAAAATACCCACTTTGCATAATTACCATCATTGTTTTTCTGACAATGATTGGAAATTTATAT GTGGTACGAATGCAGACCGAGAACTCACCAAAGGGCATCATCACATTCAAGCCGCTTTGATGGAACTTGAGAGCAG TTCACAAGAGATAATATATGAAGTGGCCAAGAGAATGAGCCAAGCAATGGCAAGATTTATACCTAAGGAG ATTGAAACAATGAGCGATTATGAAGAATATACTGAATACGTGCATGGACTTTTTATATCGGGGACGTTGAGGCTCGCTCATGCATTGATCGGTGAAGATATGGATGAAGATTCACTAACATTTCTTTCCCATTCCATGGCTTGCCTCCATCAG AAGAGGCACACTATTTACAGCTATCACGAGGACGTGACTGAACTCCCCAGGAGAAAGATGTACTGGGCTAGAGAGATTTGGAGTAAATATGTGGACAAAATTGAG GACTTTCAAGAAGAGGAGAACTCAGTGATGGCAGTGCAATTCCTGAATGAAATGATCTTAAACGCATTGTCCCATGCAGAAGACTGCCTTGATTTCATGCGTAAAATTCAAGATCctatgttcttccggttctacGCAGTTCCGCGA cTTGATTCTATTGGAGAACTAGCTTTGTGTTATAACAACCCTCAAATCTTCACAAAAACCGTTAAACCAAAGAATTCTG ATCTTAAAGcaagaatatttaatcggacAAAAACAATGAGGGATGTTTATGGTGCTTTTTATGATGTTTCTTGTCTCATGGAAACTAAG GTGAACAACGATGACCCCCGTGCTGGAGAAATTTTAAGCAAGCTTGAAGCAATTAAGCACAAATGCATGAGCTCTGGAACTTTAGCAGCAAG GATTATGTATCGCAAAGGTCTTGCCATGACCATGAGAATGTTCCTCACCACAAGCAAGTCTGGAGTTCAATAA